A portion of the Paucilactobacillus hokkaidonensis JCM 18461 genome contains these proteins:
- a CDS encoding F0F1 ATP synthase subunit epsilon: MADHKFNVTIVTPDGTIYDKDTTMIILKTQNGEMGILPNHIPVVASLQIDAVRVQLEDGEDKIAVNGGFVEFSDNAASIVADSAEIPEKIDVTRAQSAKTRAEQHIQHAHEVHDKDELARAEVALKRAINRLSVSQK; this comes from the coding sequence ATGGCTGATCATAAGTTTAATGTCACCATTGTTACTCCTGATGGAACTATATATGATAAAGATACAACGATGATAATCTTAAAGACACAAAATGGTGAAATGGGAATTTTGCCTAACCATATTCCAGTTGTGGCATCATTGCAGATCGATGCAGTGCGTGTACAACTTGAAGATGGTGAGGATAAAATTGCAGTTAATGGTGGCTTTGTTGAGTTTTCTGACAATGCTGCTTCGATTGTCGCTGATAGTGCGGAAATACCAGAAAAAATTGATGTTACCCGTGCACAGAGCGCTAAGACACGTGCTGAACAACATATTCAACATGCCCATGAAGTGCATGATAAAGATGAGTTGGCTCGTGCTGAAGTGGCTTTGAAGCGTGCTATTAATCGATTGAGTGTTTCACAAAAATAG
- a CDS encoding DUF1146 family protein: MKQVGIEALLTLIVQFGFIWMTFKCIQGIHVERFFRQAPKGLSMLIVLLSVAIGYICADFFMSFFDSIRNLTFLIK, encoded by the coding sequence ATGAAACAGGTTGGAATTGAAGCACTATTAACTCTAATAGTTCAATTTGGTTTTATTTGGATGACATTTAAGTGCATTCAAGGAATTCATGTTGAACGCTTTTTTCGTCAGGCACCGAAAGGACTCTCAATGTTGATAGTGTTGCTATCAGTGGCAATCGGGTATATCTGTGCTGACTTCTTTATGAGCTTTTTTGATTCTATTAGAAACTTAACTTTTTTAATTAAATAA